The Gloeocapsa sp. PCC 73106 genome contains the following window.
GTCCGGTTAAATACCCATAATTAAGAACGATGAAAAACCACGAAGACACAAAGGACACAAAGTTTTTTATTCTGGTCAATCATCCGGATCTGATATGAGATAATCAATCCTACTAAACTAGGGAGCGATCGCTTCTAGTACTATTTTAGCGATGGCGATGGTGCGTTCTATATCTGGTTCTGTATGAGCTAAAGAGGTAAAACCAGCTTCAAACTGGGAAGGAGCGAGATAAATGCCTCTTTCTAGCATACCACGGTAAAAACGCGCGAATTTAGCTGTATCGGAGGTTTTAGCTTGGTCGTAGTTGTGTACAGGTTGATTAGTAAAGAAAAAGCCGAACATACCGCTAATATTGCCCCCTGTTACTGGGTGACCTGCGGCGAGAGCGACTTCAAGTAAGCCTTCGATGAGTTGCTTGGTAATCTGCTCTAGATAAGCGTAGGTACCGGGTTTTTGCAGTAATTCGAGAGTTTTAATACCCGCGGTCATAGCTAGGGGGTTACCTGAGAGAGTCCCCGCTTGATACATTGGTCCTGATGGAGCCACTAAAGACATGATATCAGCTCTACCGCCGTAGGCACCTACCGGTAAACCACCACCGATGACTTTACCTAGGGTGGTGAGGTCGGGGGTGATGCCGAATTTTTCTTGAGCGCCACCGTAGGCGATGCGAAAACCGGTCATAACTTCGTCAAATACTAGTAAAGCTCCGTTTTCTTTAGTTAAGACGCGCAGTCCTTCTAAAAATCCCGCATCGGGGGCGATAAATCCGGAATTACCAACTACCGGCTCTAAAATGACTCCGGCAATTTCCCCGGGGTTTTGCTCAAAAAGAGTTTTTACTGCTTCTAAATCATTGTAGGGAGCGGTAAGGGTATTAATAGTAGTAGTTTTAGGTACTCCAGGAGAGTCTGGTAAACCGAGGGTAGCTACTCCAGATCCCGCTTTGACTAGGAACATATCGGCGTGACCGTGATAACAGCCTTCGAATTTGATGATTTTGTCACGTTCTGTATAAGCGCGCATCAAGCGCAAGACGGACATACAAGCTTCTGTACCGGAGTTAACGAAACGTACCATTTCTATGCTCGGTACGGCTTTAATCACCATCTCAGCGAGGATATTTTCTTGAATACAGGGGGCGCCGAAACTGGTACCTTTCTCTAAGGCTTGGTGAAGTGCGGCGATAACTTCAGGATGCGCATGACCACAGATAGCGGGTCCCCAAGTACCGACGTAGTCAATATACTGGTTATCATCTACGTCCCAAACGTAAGCGCCGGAGACGCGATCAAACACTATTGGTTGTCCTCCGACGGATTTAAAGGCTCTAACGGGAGAACTCACGCCACCGGGCATTAATTTTTGAGCGGCTGTGAAAATTTCTTCTGATTTGGTGGTAGTGAAGGAATTTGTAGAAACCAATTTTTTTGTCCTCTATCTTTGGTAGTTCACTTTTTTTTAGATTAGAATATTATCGACCTTTGTGAGCTAAGTTCGAGACGGATTTCACTACTTTGATCTAGATTAATCTTCTTTTACACTTCGTTACACTAGAACTAGTCACTCCAAAATCAAAGGAGCACAAAATTAATGAATGGAAACAACATTAGAGTGGGTAGTCTCTTTGGTATTCCTTTTTATCTCAATCCGTCTTGGTTTTTTGTCCTGGGCTTAGTAACTTTAACCTATGGTGGGCAATTAGCGGGATTTGAACAGTTGACCGGATTGTTACCCTGGGTTTTGGGGTTGGTTACTGCAATCTTGATTTTCGCTTCGGTATTAGCTCACGAGTTAGGACATAGTTTCGCCGCGATCGCTCAAGGTATAGAAGTAAAATCAATCACTTTGTTTCTATTTGGGGGAGTTGCTAGCTTAGGTAAAGAATCCAAAACTCCCTGGGAATCACTGGTAGTAGCGATCGCAGGTCCTGGAGTAAGTTTATTACTTTTTGCTCTGTTTAGCCTGATCAGTACTCAGATGCTACTTCCTGCACCTGTACAAGCGATCGTCTTTCTGTTGGCTACGATTAATCTAGTGCTAGCAGTGTTTAATATGATTCCTGGACTACCTTTAGACGGTGGTAATGTACTTAAATCTATAGTTTGGCAAATCACTGGGGATGCTAACCGGGGTATATTAGTTGCTAGTCAAG
Protein-coding sequences here:
- a CDS encoding site-2 protease family protein, coding for MNGNNIRVGSLFGIPFYLNPSWFFVLGLVTLTYGGQLAGFEQLTGLLPWVLGLVTAILIFASVLAHELGHSFAAIAQGIEVKSITLFLFGGVASLGKESKTPWESLVVAIAGPGVSLLLFALFSLISTQMLLPAPVQAIVFLLATINLVLAVFNMIPGLPLDGGNVLKSIVWQITGDANRGILVASQAGQFFGWLAIAVGILATLGISPVGSIWTALIGWFILRNASASAASAKIQGRLNKFTAADAVLPNSPIVPEDLTLREFANNYVIGQTSWMRFLVTNLQGDLVGAIDVNDLKKIPTSDWNSVQVRDILSPVGDMETVQADQSLLDVAKILEQKQLKEVLVQNNGKLLGLIEKTAIISLLQKTKA
- the hemL gene encoding glutamate-1-semialdehyde 2,1-aminomutase codes for the protein MVSTNSFTTTKSEEIFTAAQKLMPGGVSSPVRAFKSVGGQPIVFDRVSGAYVWDVDDNQYIDYVGTWGPAICGHAHPEVIAALHQALEKGTSFGAPCIQENILAEMVIKAVPSIEMVRFVNSGTEACMSVLRLMRAYTERDKIIKFEGCYHGHADMFLVKAGSGVATLGLPDSPGVPKTTTINTLTAPYNDLEAVKTLFEQNPGEIAGVILEPVVGNSGFIAPDAGFLEGLRVLTKENGALLVFDEVMTGFRIAYGGAQEKFGITPDLTTLGKVIGGGLPVGAYGGRADIMSLVAPSGPMYQAGTLSGNPLAMTAGIKTLELLQKPGTYAYLEQITKQLIEGLLEVALAAGHPVTGGNISGMFGFFFTNQPVHNYDQAKTSDTAKFARFYRGMLERGIYLAPSQFEAGFTSLAHTEPDIERTIAIAKIVLEAIAP